AAAAATACCAAACAAAGACACGGACCCTTTTAGTTCAGGTGTAGCCGGTTTTGGTTGAGTAATCCGAGCTGAAGGAATTTTAACACTCCTTTTGTCTGTTAGTTGATGTTACTTTTACGGGAAATCCTGCCTGCTTGTAAATCACCTTGATAAAGATCTGCCAGCGGAGAGGTTTAAATCTGCTGTGTAATAATGTCGcatgttgtgcttttttgttttcttcaaccAGACGGTGGCGTACACTACCAAGCATGCGCTGCCCAACGAAAGCCAGAGCAAGGAGATATTGATAAGACGCCACGCCAGCATCCGCCGCAGCCTCCGACCGGGCAGCTTTCAGTCCTCGGTAAGCAGCTCTGTGTCATTGGCTGGCCTTGACTTtgtgcagtttgtgtgttttcagccctTTAGTTGAAGTAAGGAAGAGAGGCCAGGGAGGGCAGTATTTAACCTCGTGAGGTTGTTTATCTCTCAGCCACCCTGAGATGAAGCGTCCCAAATGATACAAGTTTTTAAAATTCTTCTGTTTGATTCCCATGTTATCAGGCGGTACCAAAATCCCATAAATACTTCTCTCTTCCTGCTGGGAAAAGCCTGGACTCAAAATTCCCACCTGGGATGACGAGCTACGCAGGTGAGCTAAGGTTCAGTTTTCCCTGTTAAACACCTCCTACTttgatttattcatctttttaaaTGCAAGATTCCCTTGTTTGGCTTTTCTCAGTCTCTCAGAAAATTAAGCTTGATCATGTATTTTTGGTTTATCAGCTTGGTTGAGCTTTTCATTCAAGCCACTGTATACGTTAAGACTAAAATGATAGAACCTGAGGCTCAGCCCATCTAGATGTGTGGTTAACAGGATGCCAGTGACATTTCAGCGATTCTCGTCCGTCCACAGGATTCATTTTATCACTAATTATCAGCAAAATTAACCACATTCACGTTTAGCTTTTCAATGGCCGCACAACATGCGTTGGTGATGACTGTCCAGGCTGCATCTTAATGAGCTTTATTATTGAGGTAAATCTCTATTTCCGGTGACCTGAGGTTCTTTTATAATTTGGCTATGATCTTCCCCCGTCGCAGACGATGAGGAAACGATGTCAGAGGCGGCATACCCATCCAGGCGCTCTCGCCTGGTGCAGCCcgctcgctcctcctcctcccgagcCATGATGCCCCTACGCAGGCTGGACACCCTAACAGAGGTGCACTCTGTCGACGTGGTGGACGAGAAAGTGGGGGACAGACGCAGGGCGGCGCGGGGCACGTCCAgaacaaactcctcctcctccagggatCCTCGCATTCCTGCTCCCCAGCGCCACCACTCCTCCGCCGACAACGGAAGAGGCTCCGCTGATAACTTTAGAAACGGGCAtcgtgaagaggaagaggaggagccgcaGCCTTTGTCTCCAGCTCCTAGCTGGGCTGCTGAACCCCGAGAAGACGCAGCACAAAACCCTCTGCTGAGGCGGCCTCAGTGGAAGCCGAAGAAGTAGAAGCATCTGGACTGCCACAGACTCCGGCTCTGAAGCAGCTCCAGGATCTCCACGTGATTTCTAAATAGATGATGACTGGAGGTCTGTTCCTTCTTTGTTAGAAGTGAGCCGGCCTCTTAAGTAGATAGTGATGTCTCAAAGTCAGGTGTCCACCAAACAAGAAGCACAATTTCATCTGTGCAGTTATTTCACCTATTCACATAAATGTGATTTTCAAAACTTTAACTTCTTGTAGGATTTTATAGACTACGTCatttaaactatttttatttgtaGTAATTATATATCTATGTAAATATTATACTGTATGAATGTAATACTAAGTGACAGTTGTATAGTTGAGGATACACGTTTTTATATTTAGGCCATGAGGAACTATTGCTGTGCAGTACAAAGTACTCTTGGGACAAACTGGAGGCCTTCTTCTGtccattacattgatgcaccTCACGAGTCTGGGgccactttattattatttttctgtaaTAAATATGATGTTGTTGGAAGCTGACATCAAGTATTCTTAAACAAACCATAGACACAATGCAAGTTAAAATATGTGGCACTGAAGGCGCTgcccagagaggaagagggaagtaAGTACGGCCTGTTACAGAGTTGTATGAAGCACTTATATCAGTTTAATTTACAACTCAAGACTCTCATACAAAAAGTTTAGTACTTGTACTTCATGGATTCACTGACAGCTTTACAGAAATGTGTACAGTTCTCCCTCTTAACAAGGGGGCTTATAAACAACAGCGGGTCCAGTACAGTTGAAATTGAACTTAAAGGGGACAGATTAAACCAACTGTAAAATAAGACAACCCAGTCAATGTGTCTGGGCTGCTTACAccagaaaacaaaatacaaatatccATTCAGATTTTGATCCCCTTCCTATGTCAAATGCACTTAATACACTGCCACCCATCGGAGTATCTCCAACAGCcttttgtttttggggggggggctgagcgcTGAAAAGGACCTCTTCAGGTAGAGGGGGACTACAGGTATATTAAGACATTCGACCATAAGCACGTGAAAAATATGCTCCAGTAGAAACCAGTATGAGCCGGCATGTTAGCATAtgtcccatttaaaaaaatatcctaAGAGTGAACAAATCTATGGAACAGAGATTTGGCCACATACCACCGTAGGAACCATTTGGAAGCAGTGCATTCATAGAAACGACTGGCATTGAGGTAAAATGTTTCCAACAAATCACTAACTGACTTGCGTACTTCTAAACAACAGTGTGATCTACCGCTACGGGTAACTCCGAGTACTTTGTACCAGGTATTGCTTAGAGAATtacattcaaaataaagtgtGCATTGTTTCAAAGCGGTCCGCGGCACTATGTGCCGGCGCAAGGCCCTAATGTTTCTTTGGGGTCAAACTTTAGCACAGTGGGAAGCAGGTTAAACTTCTCATCTATGACTTCACTTCAATTGAACTACTTGAGTTTTGAAACTGCTTTTCCTGAGAGATGTGCAGCAGTGCTGGTGGTGACGAGCCGTTTACAGAGTGATGCGGTCGCATTTACGGACACGACCGCCAGGTCGATCCGGGCAGGACATTCCCACTGTGAATCTGCTATTTATCCCCACACAACTCGCCTCGCGAATACGAGCACATCTCTCGTGGGATGGATCTGCCATGATTTTAAATAAATTCAGTCAGTTCGGCTTTCTTTTGTCATCCCTTTCCTGTCCCATTTGGGGATCCGAATGAGCATTAAACCTACAGCTGCAAGAGCTAAGATCACCCCCAGGCTGGGGGGGCCACAAGGGCTGAACTCCTGGGCCaggccagagaggagaggggcgaGGACTCGGCCAACGGCTGTCACAGACTGCCCCGCTCCGATCAGAGTCCCGCTGGCCTGGACCCCTCCCCTGTGCAGTTCCAGGTCTGTGATGCACGTCCGTCCGATAGTGGTGGAAATGGCGAAGAAGGTGGACGTGAGCAGCACCTGCGACACACTGGGTGCCGCGGCGTACAGGAAAATGAGTGAACAGGTGAGAACTGTGGAGTGAAGAAGCAGAGCAGGCATGTTGTTCCCATACAGCTGGGTGACGGGCCCCACCAGGAAACCCGCCAGGGCCCCCAAGGTGCTGCTGTAGCTGATCAGATAACCTGTCACCTTGGGTTTGAGTGAGAAACGCTCCTCCATCGCCAGAGAGAAGTTGCTGTGGTAAAGCATGATGGCTAAGGCCATCAGAAGACGCATGAGGAAGAGGTCCCACATGTCAGAGGAGGCCACCATGTGGATCTTGGAGCCCACTGAGGACAGCTGTCTCCAGGCACGCTGGAGCGGGGACGCCTTCCTCCCCCCCAGAACAACTGGGCGTGTCTGCGGAGCTCCGGCGTCCGGGTCCGTCTCCGGTGCCGACGCTCGGCCGTGACTATTTGCATGAGAGCCGTTGCAGACCGACTTACTGCAGTTGTTGTCATGACAACCTTTACTTGCGTTGTTCCTGGAGTCATTGCCATTCAGGTGAATGAGAGTCTCGCTCCATGGTAGCATCCATACAAGCCCTGCAAGGGTAAACACGTAATCGGAGATAAAGACTTacttaaaacacaataaatcgGTTATTTCTCTCCTAAAATCTACTCACCTGCATTAGCGAGGAAGATGATTGCACAGGTAAAGGAGGAAGTATAGAAGCCGCCCTCGTGCTCCGTGAGGTAGCCGCCCACCACGGGACCCAGAATGAAGCCAACACTGGAGGCTGCATTGAAGTGTCCCATCACCAGAGGACGCTCTGACTCGGAGACCAGGTCGGACAGCAGAGCTCTGCAGATGGACAGGGAGTGCTTAAACAGCCCTgagacagaaaacagtcaacGCACAGTGAGTGACTAATCTCGCTTTACAGATGGAGGTGGGGGCCTTGTGAAAATGATGGGAATGCGGTTATTTCGGATACAGTACATTCTCATAACACGAACTAAGATTGTATTGTTACCAGGTGCCAAGAAACAGGACACCTgtaacaatgttgtttttttccctcctatAACGTGAATGAAGAATTAGCAACcaaattaatattatttaaagGTCTATTTATAAACTCAAATTACGAACTGTTGCACTTAACAACAAAGCATGAGTGAGTAATGGAAACACACACGGTCAAATAAATATCCTAATTTGGATTTATGTGACATTTTTTGGGAAAAACCCTCGGTTGAGGCAGCACAAACTGTTAATCACAGATCAACTTATGTCAACAGAACATTTACACAGAACCCATTTTGTCATGTCAACGTATTGGGAAAAAGACCAGGAATTACTAATAactaaaaaaagctaaatggaaACCAACCATTGTTCATTTCATTACTTAAACCTGTGATTTTCCCAACTGCGACACGACAAAACGCCTTCACTAGTCTGAGACTCACCCACGGGAATCCGCGCCAGGACGAACAAAGCGATGCTGGTGGACATGCCGAGCAGCCCGTAGCCCAGAGCGCTCAGCAGCAGGCAGGTGAGCAGAGAGTACTGCCGGCCCACCACGTCGCTCCAGCTCCCCTGACAGTCACACGGGAAACCAACATTGGAGCTTTTGCATCAGAGGACGCTAGTTCAAGGCTTTTCTCCGTCAGACAAAACATTGGTAAAAGGAACTTTGTATACTGCATAACATTTTTCATTGTATTCTGAAATTCCAATTTTCATTAAATTGTAATTTGCTCAACACTGCTGTTGGGGATTTTACGTCAGTCAAAGAAATCACAGCGTCGTCTCACTTGTGCGCAGTTTATTGGTACTGACAGGGAGGTTTAATAAAACCAGAACCTTCACACAGAATCAAATATAATCGCCACCGGAaataacacacaaagacaaatccAACTCAATTTTTCATTCGGTAAAAGAAACAACTAGTGGAAGGATGCACCCTGCATCTGTCTCttcgtcaaacacacacacacacacgcacgtacacacacgcacacgtacacacacgcacgcacacgcacgtgaTGAAATAATGAAATCAGGACCAATTGAGTTTGCTGTGTTCTGGGTGTAGCCTGATGGGATTATCATAGAGTCCCTGCTGTTCATGTATCGCTACGTTTATCAAGATTCAGCCGGTCTGCACGTGGGAACCAACAGTTGACTCCCTATCTGTCTAATTCGTCGCATGACCCCGAACATTAAACCAATTTTAGGCTGCAGGAGAAAGACGTGGAAAGCTGAGAGTCTTGTGTCAGATGCCGTGCTTGTTGTAAAGTACATAGACTGCATTTTCTAGTACGTCTTAACAGTTTGGACAAGGTTTCAATCATCAAGGCTTCGACTTCATGCAACAGTTAAAAAACGGATAGACACACCGAGAGAACGAATCCGCCGTGTCCTTCAGAGGAAGGATAAGAACCTATATTCCTGTGATAGAGGGATGCTCTTTTTGTCTCCAGCTAACTGGTTTtagctactgtgtgtgtgaatgtgcagaGACCAGTTTGTTAACAGCCAGTGTTTATTGTTTTCACAAAATGCCAGAGATGACATGGAATGCAACCACTTTGGCAACTGACAGTGAGCATGCCTTGTCCATGAGGAGAGGCTGGATGGAGGTTAGAgacatttacagaaaaaaagtcaatacTTACAACTATTGTGCTTGAGAAGAGCTGTAAGATCCCATATGTAGCTCCTGCAAACAGTTCCAGAATTAGTTTGGATTCCCACTTGAAGACAACGTGCAACAATTAAATATCTACAGTtacaaaacaggaaaaaaaggacattatCGGTTATTACAAGcacggacacagacacacacacccacacacacacacacacacatacctgacTAAAGCTCAGGGACacaatgtttttaacatttcatcTAAAACTAATTACTATTTTCCATCATCAAATAATATCATAAATCACCTCCCCATCATCTTCCTACTAATCTAATACTCATTTCATGTGTAAGCAGTACGAAGACCTGGTGTCTGAAATAACTGCAGCTATGACATCACCTCTCGCATTTGGGATCCTTCTGCTGTtcttctccctgaggtttcttcaTACTTTTTTCACTTCAATGAGACTTTTTTGTGAAACATTTTGACCAAACCTTTGATTATTTTTCAGCCTGTCTATTTTCTGCCTAATTATGCATGACCCCGGAGTACATTTGCTTGGGTGTTACTTAATAAATGACACTTTACCTACAATACCAGCCACAGTGGGGCTTGCTCCAAGGGCCTTCACGTGATGGCTCAGCAGAGGTATGATCATGCTCACGCCAAACAAGTCCTAAAGCAAACAAGGAAgttaaagacaaaagagcagGAATGAGCCCGTCGCTATCAGGACTGCATCACACCACACGCCTctgaacagaagaagaaaaacatgtaaaactGCTATGCAGAATATAGTTCAACAATATTTACTCGGAGTCTCATTCCGTTGCTGAGACGAGTGCAGCTCTTGCCAAACTCTTTATTGAAGTCCCACAGCAGTTCATACAGTGTTCTGGAACTGTTCATTAACCAATTGCCTAACTGTCAGAGGCCTTATTGTTAACTCGTCGCCAGCCAAAGACTGGAGCCGCCTGGATTCTCTTAGTCACCTTTaattagataataataataataataataaatagataataatttaatttaaccgTAAAAAAACGGCTTCAAAGAATGACTGCAGATCTGATTTTACCCTTCCTTTAGAATATCATACAGTTACAGTTTTTAAACTCAAGGAAGTGCCCGTCCTTTTGCAGCACATTTTATTGGCAGCGACCAATAAAGAGGCCAACCTTAACACACTCAAAGGTCTTTCCACAGCCTGCCATGATACATAAAAGTTACCTCATTTAGTAGCTGCCCACCTGATGAGGTGATATCTTTATATGTGCAAACCGAATGGTGATgaataacataaataacatttattgtAATTCAGAGTCCCCTAAAAGTATGTTTGATGCATCTTTAAAGgacaaaacaatttaaaatatgCCACAATCACAGC
The window above is part of the Gasterosteus aculeatus chromosome 16, fGasAcu3.hap1.1, whole genome shotgun sequence genome. Proteins encoded here:
- the slc67a2 gene encoding major facilitator superfamily domain-containing protein 9 isoform X2 translates to MHLCGGLHGLVWREHDHTSAEPSREGPWSKPHCGWYCRSYIWDLTALLKHNSWELERRGGPAVLSAHLPAAERSGLRAARHVHQHRFVRPGADSRGALLSDLVSESERPLVMGHFNAASSVGFILGPVVGGYLTEHEGGFYTSSFTCAIIFLANAGLVWMLPWSETLIHLNGNDSRNNASKGCHDNNCSKSVCNGSHANSHGRASAPETDPDAGAPQTRPVVLGGRKASPLQRAWRQLSSVGSKIHMVASSDMWDLFLMRLLMALAIMLYHSNFSLAMEERFSLKPKVTGYLISYSSTLGALAGFLVGPVTQLYGNNMPALLLHSTVLTCSLIFLYAAAPSVSQVLLTSTFFAISTTIGRTCITDLELHRGGVQASGTLIGAGQSVTAVGRVLAPLLSGLAQEFSPCGPPSLGVILALAAVGLMLIRIPKWDRKGMTKESRTD
- the slc67a2 gene encoding major facilitator superfamily domain-containing protein 9 isoform X1, with the protein product MNDHRCSASFQKPRGRTRIIQCIYVVGFMDLFGVSMIIPLLSHHVKALGASPTVAGIVGATYGILQLFSSTIVGSWSDVVGRQYSLLTCLLLSALGYGLLGMSTSIALFVLARIPVGLFKHSLSICRALLSDLVSESERPLVMGHFNAASSVGFILGPVVGGYLTEHEGGFYTSSFTCAIIFLANAGLVWMLPWSETLIHLNGNDSRNNASKGCHDNNCSKSVCNGSHANSHGRASAPETDPDAGAPQTRPVVLGGRKASPLQRAWRQLSSVGSKIHMVASSDMWDLFLMRLLMALAIMLYHSNFSLAMEERFSLKPKVTGYLISYSSTLGALAGFLVGPVTQLYGNNMPALLLHSTVLTCSLIFLYAAAPSVSQVLLTSTFFAISTTIGRTCITDLELHRGGVQASGTLIGAGQSVTAVGRVLAPLLSGLAQEFSPCGPPSLGVILALAAVGLMLIRIPKWDRKGMTKESRTD